A window of the Microbacterium sp. LWH13-1.2 genome harbors these coding sequences:
- a CDS encoding carbohydrate kinase, with product MNPILLPSNRPAERFYRGGARISAFRGDDGAAPREPEDWIGSTTTVNGEPELGLTTLPDGRVLRDAIERDPVAWLGDDHVARWGADTRLLVKLLDAGQRLPVHAHPHDDFAAMHLGRAHGKAEAWYILQGGTVHIGLRQDVEAADLAALVDRQDATTLLGVLHEVEVAAGDVVWVPPGELHAIGAGVLLLELQQPEDLSILLEWGDFAIDGAAVGHLGLGFELALAAVNTRARSAAGLAELISDAPESGSVFPEAADEYFRLERIPVRGAATVDHGFSIVIVNHGEVEIGAQRLRSGSTLLVPHAAGALEATGAGELLVARPPAP from the coding sequence ATGAATCCCATCCTGCTGCCGTCGAACAGGCCCGCCGAGCGCTTCTACCGAGGTGGTGCACGCATCAGCGCCTTCCGCGGCGATGACGGCGCCGCGCCTCGGGAACCCGAGGACTGGATCGGCTCGACGACCACCGTCAACGGCGAGCCCGAGCTCGGTCTCACCACGCTCCCGGACGGGCGGGTGCTGCGCGATGCGATCGAGCGCGACCCGGTCGCCTGGCTCGGAGACGACCACGTCGCACGGTGGGGCGCGGACACCCGCCTGCTGGTGAAGCTGCTCGATGCCGGGCAGCGGCTGCCCGTGCACGCGCACCCGCACGACGACTTCGCAGCGATGCACCTCGGCCGAGCCCACGGCAAGGCCGAGGCCTGGTACATCCTGCAGGGCGGCACTGTGCACATCGGCCTGCGGCAGGACGTCGAGGCAGCCGATCTGGCCGCGCTCGTCGATCGACAGGACGCGACGACGCTGCTCGGTGTGCTGCACGAGGTCGAGGTCGCCGCGGGAGATGTGGTCTGGGTGCCGCCGGGCGAGCTGCACGCGATCGGCGCGGGCGTTCTGCTGCTCGAGCTGCAGCAGCCCGAAGACCTGTCGATCCTGCTCGAGTGGGGAGACTTCGCGATCGACGGTGCGGCGGTGGGCCATCTCGGCCTCGGGTTCGAGCTGGCGCTCGCCGCAGTGAACACGCGCGCACGATCGGCCGCCGGCCTCGCCGAACTCATCTCCGACGCCCCCGAGTCCGGTTCAGTCTTCCCCGAGGCCGCCGACGAGTACTTCCGACTCGAGAGGATTCCTGTGCGCGGAGCAGCGACCGTCGATCATGGCTTCTCGATCGTGATCGTGAACCACGGCGAGGTCGAGATCGGGGCGCAGCGACTCCGTAGCGGCTCGACGCTGCTCGTGCCCCACGCGGCCGGTGCGCTGGAGGCGACAGGCGCGGGTGAGCTGCTCGTGGCGCGTCCGCCCGCGCCCTGA
- a CDS encoding DUF3817 domain-containing protein — translation MPEPKVASFPAIRGALKFYQVASIITGVMLLLLVAEMVLKYTPIRLELFAGGSGGLLWFAPVVEGPEGLESTGDGLNISLSILVAHGWFYVVYLFACFRMWSLMRWPFLRFILLALGGVIPLLSFFMEAIVARDVKAYLASREAASAPAPATEGVR, via the coding sequence ATGCCCGAACCGAAAGTCGCCAGCTTTCCGGCGATCCGTGGTGCGCTGAAGTTCTACCAGGTCGCGTCGATCATCACCGGAGTCATGCTGCTCCTGCTGGTCGCCGAGATGGTGCTGAAGTACACGCCGATCCGACTCGAGCTCTTCGCGGGAGGTTCCGGCGGTCTGCTGTGGTTCGCTCCCGTCGTCGAGGGGCCCGAGGGTCTGGAGTCGACCGGTGACGGACTCAACATCTCGCTCTCGATCCTCGTCGCACACGGCTGGTTCTACGTCGTGTACCTCTTCGCGTGCTTCCGGATGTGGAGCCTGATGCGCTGGCCGTTCCTGCGCTTCATCCTGCTCGCGCTCGGTGGCGTCATCCCGCTGCTGTCGTTCTTCATGGAGGCCATCGTCGCCCGCGACGTCAAGGCCTACCTCGCTTCGAGGGAGGCCGCCTCGGCCCCCGCCCCTGCCACGGAAGGTGTCCGGTGA
- the guaA gene encoding glutamine-hydrolyzing GMP synthase — MTEQSETQQRPTLVVDFGAQYAQLIARRVREAGVYSEIVPHTATAAEIAEKNPVAIILSGGPSSVYEEGAPRLDPAVFELGVPTLGICYGFQYMAQTLGGEVANTGLREYGATDAVISGDGGTLLGGQPAEQNVWMSHGDQVAKAPEGFDVLATTDATKVAAFANEERGFYGVQWHPEVKHSDHGQRVIENFLHKGAGLASDWNSGNVIAEQVERIREQVGDARVISALSGGVDSAVSTALVHKAIGDQLTAVFVDHGLLRKGEREQVEKDYVESTGVRLITVDAADVFLGHLAGVTDPEEKRKIIGREFIRAFEKVQLDLVAEAKASGGAPVKFLVQGTLYPDVVESGGGAGTANIKSHHNVGGLPDDLDFELIEPLRALFKDEVRAIGRELGIPEAIVGRQPFPGPGLGIRIIGEVTQDRLEILREADAIAREELTKAGLDQDIWQCPVVLLADVRSVGVQGDGRTYGHPIVLRPVSSEDAMTADWTRLPYDVLSKISNRITNGVRDVNRVVLDVTSKPPGTIEWE, encoded by the coding sequence GTGACCGAACAGTCCGAGACCCAGCAGCGCCCCACGCTCGTCGTCGACTTCGGCGCGCAGTACGCGCAGCTGATCGCCCGTCGAGTGCGTGAGGCCGGTGTCTACAGCGAGATCGTGCCGCACACCGCGACGGCCGCCGAGATCGCCGAGAAGAACCCGGTCGCGATCATCCTCTCGGGTGGTCCGTCGTCGGTCTACGAAGAGGGCGCTCCGCGCCTGGACCCCGCGGTCTTCGAGCTCGGGGTGCCGACTCTCGGCATCTGCTACGGCTTCCAGTACATGGCGCAGACCCTCGGCGGCGAGGTCGCGAACACCGGCCTCCGCGAATACGGCGCGACGGATGCCGTCATCTCGGGTGACGGAGGCACGCTGCTCGGCGGCCAGCCGGCCGAGCAGAACGTCTGGATGAGCCACGGCGACCAGGTCGCCAAGGCACCCGAAGGCTTCGACGTGCTCGCCACGACCGACGCCACCAAGGTCGCGGCGTTCGCGAACGAGGAGCGCGGCTTCTACGGCGTGCAGTGGCACCCTGAGGTCAAGCACTCCGACCACGGGCAGCGTGTGATCGAGAACTTCCTGCACAAGGGCGCAGGTCTCGCGTCCGACTGGAACAGCGGCAACGTGATCGCCGAGCAGGTCGAACGCATCCGCGAGCAGGTGGGTGACGCACGCGTCATCTCGGCGCTCTCCGGTGGCGTCGACTCGGCGGTCTCGACCGCTCTCGTGCACAAGGCGATCGGCGACCAGCTGACCGCGGTCTTCGTCGATCACGGGCTCCTCCGCAAGGGCGAGCGCGAGCAGGTCGAGAAGGACTACGTCGAGTCCACGGGTGTGCGTCTGATCACGGTCGACGCGGCAGACGTCTTCCTCGGTCACCTCGCGGGCGTCACCGACCCCGAGGAGAAGCGCAAGATCATCGGTCGCGAGTTCATCCGCGCCTTCGAGAAGGTGCAGCTCGACCTCGTCGCCGAGGCGAAGGCGTCGGGCGGCGCCCCGGTCAAGTTCCTCGTGCAGGGCACGCTGTACCCCGACGTCGTCGAGTCCGGCGGCGGCGCCGGTACCGCGAACATCAAGTCGCACCACAACGTCGGCGGACTCCCCGATGACCTCGACTTCGAGCTCATCGAACCGCTGCGCGCCCTGTTCAAGGACGAAGTTCGTGCGATCGGCCGCGAGCTCGGCATCCCCGAGGCGATCGTCGGCCGTCAGCCCTTCCCCGGGCCGGGTCTTGGCATCCGCATCATCGGCGAGGTCACGCAGGACCGCCTCGAGATCCTCCGTGAGGCCGACGCGATCGCTCGCGAGGAGCTCACCAAGGCAGGCCTCGACCAGGACATCTGGCAGTGCCCCGTCGTGCTGCTCGCCGACGTCCGCTCGGTCGGCGTCCAGGGCGACGGCCGCACCTACGGGCATCCCATCGTGCTGCGCCCCGTCTCGAGCGAAGACGCGATGACCGCCGACTGGACGCGTCTGCCGTACGACGTGCTCTCGAAGATCTCCAACCGCATCACCAACGGCGTCCGCGACGTCAATCGCGTCGTGCTCGACGTGACGTCGAAGCCGCCGGGGACCATCGAGTGGGAGTGA
- a CDS encoding L-lactate dehydrogenase, translated as MTKARTKITVIGAGSVGVSVAYAALIRGSAAEVALYDIATDKVDAEVLDLAHGTQFTSAAVVGGSDLSVVDGSDVIVVTAGAKQQPGQTRMELSGINARLLEKLMPQLVERAPSAVFIIVTNPADVMTVVAQRVSGLPPHRVFGSGTVLDTSRLRWRLAHRANVSTASVHADIVGEHGDTEFPLWSNATIGSVPILDWPADEPFTAEELDRIAIEVRDAAYAVIRGKGATNLAIGVSCARIAEAVLHDERAVLPVATVLDGEYGLHGVALSVPSVVGAAGAVPLAETPMNERELSLLQASADAIRAAIDELD; from the coding sequence ATGACCAAGGCACGGACGAAGATCACGGTTATCGGTGCAGGCAGCGTGGGGGTCAGCGTCGCCTATGCGGCGCTGATCCGGGGGAGTGCGGCCGAGGTCGCTCTCTACGACATCGCCACCGACAAGGTGGATGCCGAGGTGCTCGATCTCGCACACGGCACGCAGTTCACCTCTGCGGCGGTCGTCGGTGGCTCCGATCTCTCGGTCGTCGACGGCAGCGACGTGATCGTCGTGACGGCCGGTGCGAAGCAGCAGCCGGGGCAGACCCGAATGGAGCTCTCGGGCATCAACGCTCGTCTTCTCGAGAAGCTCATGCCGCAACTCGTCGAACGCGCGCCGTCCGCCGTGTTCATCATCGTCACGAACCCGGCCGACGTGATGACCGTCGTCGCGCAGCGAGTCTCGGGCCTCCCGCCCCACCGGGTATTCGGATCCGGCACCGTTCTCGACACCTCACGTCTGCGCTGGCGTCTCGCTCATCGGGCGAACGTGAGCACGGCGAGTGTCCATGCCGACATCGTGGGCGAGCACGGCGACACGGAGTTCCCCCTGTGGTCGAACGCGACGATCGGCTCCGTGCCGATCCTCGACTGGCCAGCCGATGAGCCGTTCACGGCCGAGGAGCTCGACCGGATCGCGATCGAGGTGCGCGATGCGGCGTACGCCGTCATCCGCGGCAAGGGAGCGACGAACCTCGCGATCGGCGTCAGCTGCGCCCGCATCGCTGAGGCGGTGCTGCATGACGAGCGGGCGGTGCTTCCGGTCGCGACAGTGCTCGACGGCGAATACGGGCTGCACGGGGTCGCGCTGTCGGTGCCGTCGGTGGTGGGGGCTGCGGGGGCGGTGCCGCTGGCCGAGACGCCGATGAACGAGCGTGAGCTGAGCCTGCTGCAGGCTTCCGCCGACGCGATCCGCGCGGCGATCGACGAGCTCGACTGA
- a CDS encoding YciI family protein codes for MKYMLIMRSNDEAVEAYKEMPFEQVIEAMGKYNESMIKAGVLLAGEGLSDAAEGFVVDFSAEKPLITDGPYGETKELFNGFWIIEASTREEAAEWASRAPLGAGSFLEVRRVTDESDFPADNEWIEKEKGWREEEEARRAQQ; via the coding sequence ATGAAGTACATGCTGATCATGCGCTCGAACGACGAAGCGGTCGAGGCCTACAAGGAGATGCCGTTCGAGCAGGTCATCGAGGCCATGGGGAAGTACAACGAGTCGATGATCAAGGCCGGCGTGCTGCTCGCGGGCGAGGGACTCAGCGACGCCGCGGAGGGCTTCGTGGTGGACTTCAGCGCTGAGAAGCCTCTGATCACCGACGGCCCCTACGGGGAGACGAAGGAGCTCTTCAACGGCTTCTGGATCATCGAGGCGTCGACGCGCGAGGAGGCTGCCGAGTGGGCGAGCCGTGCACCTCTCGGCGCAGGTTCGTTCCTCGAGGTGCGCCGGGTGACCGACGAGTCCGACTTCCCGGCCGACAACGAGTGGATCGAGAAGGAGAAGGGCTGGCGCGAAGAGGAAGAGGCGCGCCGCGCCCAGCAGTGA
- a CDS encoding RNA polymerase sigma factor produces the protein MTDDSETARSAPDTGAAERAVAAVWRIESAKIVGTLTRAVGDFGLAEDLAQEALVDALRQWPIDGVPRNGGAWLTAVAKRKAVDGWRRRERLDERMAVLAHDLEREQAEAADAPPWDPDAVDDDVLRLIFISCHPVLSREAQVALTLRVVGGLSSEEIARAFLVPTATVQQRIVRAKKTLAAAHVPFEMPPRDEHTARLGAILGVLYLIFNEGHAASSGPDWMRPELSLEVIRLTRVLAALMPRERDVHSLLALMELTAARFPARVDAHGEPVLLADQDRRRWDRGRIARGRAALAAADALGSGRGPYGLQAAIAECHALAASVDATDWDRIVVLYEALGRIAPSPVVDLNRAAAVAMATGPASALQIIDRLSASGALAGYHLLPATRAEMLLRLGRDDEARSEFAVAAALARNDRERALLEARAAER, from the coding sequence ATGACCGACGACAGCGAGACGGCGCGCTCAGCCCCCGACACGGGTGCCGCGGAGCGCGCCGTCGCGGCCGTCTGGCGCATCGAGTCCGCGAAGATCGTCGGCACGCTGACGAGGGCGGTCGGCGACTTCGGTCTCGCTGAGGACCTGGCGCAGGAGGCGCTGGTGGATGCGCTGCGGCAGTGGCCGATCGACGGCGTGCCTCGCAACGGCGGAGCGTGGCTCACGGCGGTCGCGAAACGCAAGGCCGTCGACGGCTGGCGCCGCAGAGAGCGGCTGGACGAGCGCATGGCGGTGCTCGCCCACGACCTGGAGCGTGAGCAGGCCGAGGCTGCGGATGCACCGCCGTGGGATCCGGATGCCGTCGACGACGACGTGCTCCGGCTGATCTTCATCTCGTGCCACCCGGTTCTGTCGCGAGAGGCGCAGGTCGCTCTGACGCTGCGGGTGGTGGGCGGTCTGTCGAGCGAGGAGATCGCCAGGGCTTTCCTCGTTCCCACAGCGACCGTGCAGCAGCGCATCGTCCGTGCGAAGAAGACCCTCGCCGCAGCGCACGTGCCGTTCGAGATGCCTCCCCGCGACGAGCACACGGCTCGACTGGGCGCGATCCTCGGCGTGCTGTACCTGATCTTCAACGAGGGGCATGCGGCCAGCAGCGGCCCCGACTGGATGCGACCGGAGCTCAGCCTCGAGGTGATCCGGCTGACGCGCGTGCTCGCGGCGCTGATGCCGCGGGAGCGCGACGTGCACAGCCTCCTCGCCCTCATGGAGCTGACGGCCGCCCGGTTTCCGGCCAGGGTCGACGCGCACGGCGAACCCGTGCTGCTCGCCGATCAGGACCGGCGTCGCTGGGATCGAGGGCGCATCGCGCGCGGCCGCGCCGCGTTGGCGGCCGCGGACGCGCTCGGCTCGGGTCGCGGCCCGTACGGTCTGCAGGCGGCGATCGCCGAGTGCCACGCGCTCGCGGCGAGCGTCGACGCGACCGACTGGGACCGCATCGTGGTGCTCTACGAGGCTCTCGGCCGTATCGCTCCGTCGCCCGTGGTCGACCTCAACCGTGCGGCCGCGGTGGCGATGGCGACGGGTCCCGCATCCGCCCTGCAGATCATCGACCGGCTCTCGGCATCGGGCGCTCTGGCCGGCTACCACCTGCTGCCGGCGACGCGTGCCGAGATGCTCCTGCGTCTCGGTCGTGACGACGAGGCGCGCAGCGAGTTCGCCGTCGCCGCCGCGCTCGCGCGAAACGACAGGGAGCGGGCGCTGCTCGAGGCCAGGGCTGCGGAGCGCTGA
- a CDS encoding GlsB/YeaQ/YmgE family stress response membrane protein, translating into MSFLGFLLLGLIAGAIAKLILPGKQGGGWFITLLLGVVGALLGGWLGSLILNRPLTEFWDLGTWLLAIGGSIIVLLIYGLVVNRGSKARS; encoded by the coding sequence ATGAGCTTTCTCGGATTCCTTCTTCTCGGCCTGATCGCCGGAGCCATCGCGAAGCTGATCCTTCCCGGCAAGCAGGGCGGCGGATGGTTCATCACCCTCCTGCTCGGCGTCGTGGGCGCACTGCTCGGTGGATGGCTCGGAAGCCTGATCCTGAACCGTCCCCTCACGGAGTTCTGGGACCTCGGCACGTGGCTCCTCGCCATCGGCGGCTCGATCATCGTGCTGCTGATCTACGGCCTGGTCGTCAACCGCGGCAGCAAGGCTCGCAGCTGA
- a CDS encoding Bax inhibitor-1/YccA family protein codes for MSNFAFNNPAFQQQDPRNVATYPGAPQGAQGAQAASFQHGTMDAAANAQLEGMYAAPPAGAIETDRMSVEDTVWKTAGLFGILLVTAAIGWFVTLGGVAAPEQNPYDQFQPNMLPWIVGALGGFVLAMVISFTSRKKVRPALIFAYAAFEGLFIGGISAFFEVLYPGIVFQATLATVSVVGVTLALFASGKIRASKKATKIFMIAMIGYLVFSLLNVVLTWTGVLGEGAAFGLLSKVEILGIPLGLIIGVLVVIMAAYSLVLDFDQIQQGVRNGAPRKYGWLGAFGIMVTVVWLYVEILRIIAIARGNN; via the coding sequence ATGAGCAACTTCGCCTTCAACAACCCGGCGTTCCAGCAGCAGGATCCGCGCAACGTCGCGACCTACCCGGGTGCGCCGCAGGGCGCTCAGGGCGCGCAGGCCGCGTCGTTCCAGCACGGCACGATGGATGCCGCTGCCAACGCGCAGCTCGAGGGAATGTACGCCGCTCCCCCGGCCGGCGCGATCGAGACCGACCGCATGTCGGTCGAGGACACCGTCTGGAAGACCGCCGGACTCTTCGGCATCCTTCTCGTCACCGCGGCCATCGGCTGGTTCGTGACGCTCGGCGGCGTCGCCGCACCCGAGCAGAACCCCTACGACCAGTTCCAGCCGAACATGCTGCCGTGGATCGTCGGAGCGCTCGGCGGCTTCGTGCTCGCCATGGTGATCTCCTTCACGTCGCGCAAGAAGGTCCGCCCCGCGCTGATCTTCGCGTACGCCGCCTTCGAGGGTCTCTTCATCGGTGGCATCTCGGCGTTCTTCGAGGTGCTCTACCCCGGCATCGTCTTCCAGGCCACCCTCGCCACCGTCTCGGTGGTCGGCGTGACACTGGCTCTCTTCGCGAGCGGAAAGATCCGCGCCTCGAAGAAGGCCACCAAGATCTTCATGATCGCCATGATCGGCTACCTCGTCTTCTCGCTGCTCAACGTGGTCCTCACCTGGACCGGCGTCCTCGGCGAGGGCGCAGCGTTCGGTCTGCTCAGCAAGGTCGAGATCCTCGGCATCCCGCTCGGCCTGATCATCGGCGTCCTGGTCGTCATCATGGCGGCGTACTCGCTGGTGCTCGACTTCGACCAGATCCAGCAGGGCGTGCGCAACGGCGCTCCCCGCAAGTACGGCTGGCTCGGCGCCTTCGGCATCATGGTCACGGTCGTCTGGCTCTACGTCGAGATCCTGCGGATCATCGCGATCGCTCGCGGCAACAACTGA
- a CDS encoding glycerophosphodiester phosphodiesterase family protein, translated as MPRKSPLVIGHRGAPGYRPEHSRSSYELALAMGVDAVEPDVVATKDGVLIVRHENEISGTTDVAEHPEFADRKTTKRVDGQALTGWFTEDFTWEELSTLRSRERLPEVRLSSASFSGSQAILRLTDVLDLVRDGSVEHGREIGVVLEVKHATYFASIGLDLAPLIERDLRTAGWADGELPLIIECFESTILGQLRARGIAASYIYLIEASGRPYDLLVAQGKKALTYKATVTPTGLDGLVGQVDGISVNKRMLLAAGNTIVPDAHARGLKVFTWTCRPENAFLSAEFRGSGGKGAYGDYEAEWGVIARTGVDGVFVDHPDLGVAFFRD; from the coding sequence GTGCCCAGGAAATCGCCTCTCGTGATCGGGCACCGCGGTGCGCCCGGTTACCGTCCGGAACACAGTCGCTCCTCCTACGAGCTCGCGCTCGCGATGGGAGTCGATGCGGTCGAACCCGACGTCGTCGCGACGAAGGACGGTGTGCTCATCGTCCGTCACGAGAACGAGATCTCGGGCACGACCGATGTCGCAGAGCACCCGGAGTTCGCCGACCGCAAGACGACGAAGCGCGTCGACGGACAGGCTCTGACCGGCTGGTTCACCGAGGACTTCACATGGGAGGAGCTCTCGACTCTGCGCAGTCGCGAGCGCTTGCCCGAGGTGCGCCTCTCGAGCGCGAGCTTCAGCGGCTCGCAGGCCATACTCCGGCTGACCGACGTGCTCGACCTCGTGAGAGACGGCTCGGTCGAGCACGGCCGTGAGATCGGAGTCGTGCTCGAAGTCAAGCACGCAACGTACTTCGCAAGCATCGGACTCGATCTCGCTCCGCTGATCGAGCGCGACCTGCGCACGGCTGGTTGGGCCGACGGCGAGCTGCCGCTGATCATCGAGTGCTTCGAGTCGACGATCCTCGGGCAGCTGAGGGCTCGTGGCATCGCCGCCTCGTACATCTACCTGATCGAAGCGTCCGGTCGTCCCTATGACCTGCTCGTCGCGCAGGGCAAGAAGGCTCTGACCTACAAGGCGACCGTCACGCCGACAGGGCTCGACGGTCTGGTCGGGCAGGTCGACGGCATCAGCGTCAACAAGCGGATGCTGCTCGCGGCAGGCAACACGATCGTCCCCGACGCACACGCCAGAGGGCTCAAGGTCTTCACCTGGACGTGCCGCCCTGAAAACGCCTTCCTCTCCGCGGAGTTCCGCGGTTCCGGAGGCAAGGGCGCATACGGTGACTACGAGGCCGAGTGGGGCGTCATCGCTCGCACGGGCGTCGACGGGGTGTTCGTGGACCACCCGGACCTCGGGGTCGCCTTCTTCCGCGACTGA
- a CDS encoding hemerythrin domain-containing protein, which translates to MDADRLIAWDDELRRAHTRLRAALEATRAALDADADAPDAASDLALFCIGFCSALDGHHLSEDSVLFPALREEHPELGDVIDKLMQDHSMLAHLLGALRTAVEGGESTEAIERHLDGVGAIMESHFRFEEREILAPLRALHLDRAVPDVLGPL; encoded by the coding sequence ATGGATGCCGACCGCCTGATCGCCTGGGATGACGAGCTCCGCCGGGCGCACACCCGCCTCCGCGCGGCTCTGGAGGCGACGAGGGCCGCGCTCGACGCGGACGCCGACGCCCCGGATGCCGCCTCTGATCTCGCGCTGTTCTGCATCGGATTCTGCTCGGCGCTCGACGGACATCATCTGAGCGAGGACAGCGTCCTGTTCCCCGCCCTGCGCGAGGAGCACCCCGAACTCGGCGATGTGATCGACAAGCTCATGCAGGATCACTCGATGCTCGCGCATCTTCTCGGCGCGCTCCGCACCGCGGTCGAGGGAGGCGAGAGCACCGAGGCGATCGAACGGCACCTCGACGGCGTGGGCGCGATCATGGAATCGCACTTCCGCTTCGAGGAGCGCGAGATCCTGGCGCCGCTGCGCGCACTGCACCTGGATCGCGCCGTACCGGACGTGCTCGGCCCGCTCTGA
- a CDS encoding YccF domain-containing protein, with product MRTILNIIWLIFAGLALFLGYMLAGILLCIPIVTIPWAIASFRIARYAIWPFGREIVSKPTSGVGSFLGNVLWVILAGWWLAIGHIVSGLALCITIIGIPMGIADFKMVPVSLMPLGKEIVSRKGAFDRTL from the coding sequence GTGCGCACCATCCTCAACATCATCTGGCTGATCTTCGCCGGGCTCGCTCTGTTCCTCGGATACATGCTCGCCGGCATCCTGCTGTGCATCCCCATCGTGACGATCCCCTGGGCGATCGCCTCATTCCGGATCGCCCGGTACGCGATCTGGCCGTTCGGACGCGAGATCGTCAGCAAGCCCACCTCGGGCGTCGGATCGTTCCTCGGCAACGTGCTTTGGGTGATCCTCGCGGGCTGGTGGCTCGCCATCGGACACATCGTCTCGGGTCTCGCGCTGTGCATCACCATCATCGGCATCCCGATGGGCATCGCCGACTTCAAGATGGTGCCGGTGTCGCTGATGCCGCTCGGCAAGGAGATCGTGTCGCGCAAGGGTGCCTTCGATCGCACCCTCTGA